A genomic region of Fibrobacter succinogenes contains the following coding sequences:
- a CDS encoding pentapeptide repeat-containing protein — protein sequence MNMKNVYKFGLCLLSALALNVSAQDFRGKDLNTSFRDKRIDNYQFQKARAVKGVTDFQRSAGESPDFEGANLPEVSFRNAVISGANFEGANLKGATISGADIRSANFEGANLEGANLYRATLLDSKFPKANLKNARMDAMKVSDECDFSKADLTQASAMDMDLTRADFSKANLTNTNFSRSLMANSDLRKTTMEKTDFTACNLIAANFKGVSLNNVNFAKAGLSQANFSGATFNNVNLQEADLSLTTFNDVDLSRTQLQKAKFAQSKVKNMKFNNQDLNGVIFDKGDVSKSTFDKTKLNKASFFDASVSKNVFNYTELMKAVFDGAYVFKDIFDNADLTKANFANSTIERSAFNNAQLSGANFSGAKLIKVTFLNAKMEGVKIDADTKMEDVDFSGADLTGAKIEKFTAKKVTYNERTKFPAGFDPRAYGFKRPGEK from the coding sequence ATGAATATGAAGAACGTCTATAAATTTGGTCTCTGCCTCCTTAGTGCTCTTGCGCTTAACGTGTCTGCGCAAGACTTCAGAGGTAAGGACCTGAATACATCCTTCCGCGACAAGCGTATCGACAACTATCAGTTCCAGAAGGCAAGAGCCGTCAAGGGCGTTACGGACTTCCAGCGCTCTGCCGGTGAGTCTCCGGACTTCGAAGGCGCAAACCTTCCCGAAGTCTCTTTCCGTAATGCCGTGATTAGCGGCGCAAACTTCGAAGGCGCAAACCTCAAGGGTGCAACGATTAGCGGCGCAGACATTCGTTCTGCAAACTTCGAAGGTGCAAACCTCGAAGGCGCAAACCTCTATCGTGCAACTCTTCTCGATAGTAAATTCCCGAAGGCCAACCTCAAGAACGCCCGCATGGACGCTATGAAGGTCTCTGACGAATGCGATTTCAGCAAAGCTGACCTCACTCAGGCTTCTGCTATGGACATGGACCTTACCCGTGCCGACTTCAGCAAGGCTAACCTCACCAATACGAACTTCTCCCGTTCCTTGATGGCTAATAGCGACCTCCGCAAGACCACCATGGAAAAGACGGACTTCACGGCTTGCAACCTCATCGCTGCAAACTTCAAGGGCGTCTCGCTCAACAATGTGAACTTCGCCAAGGCCGGTCTTTCTCAGGCTAACTTCAGCGGTGCAACGTTCAACAACGTGAACCTCCAGGAAGCAGACCTTTCCTTGACCACCTTCAATGACGTGGACCTTTCCAGAACCCAGCTCCAGAAGGCTAAGTTCGCCCAGTCCAAGGTCAAGAACATGAAGTTCAACAACCAGGACTTGAACGGCGTTATTTTCGACAAGGGCGATGTTTCCAAGAGCACCTTCGACAAGACCAAGCTCAACAAGGCTTCCTTCTTCGATGCTAGCGTTAGCAAGAACGTGTTCAACTACACCGAACTCATGAAGGCCGTGTTCGACGGTGCATACGTCTTCAAGGACATCTTCGACAACGCCGACCTCACCAAGGCAAACTTCGCCAACTCCACCATCGAACGCTCTGCATTCAACAATGCACAGCTCTCCGGTGCAAACTTCTCCGGTGCTAAGCTCATCAAGGTTACCTTCCTCAACGCCAAGATGGAAGGTGTCAAGATCGATGCCGACACCAAGATGGAAGACGTGGACTTCTCCGGTGCAGACTTGACCGGTGCAAAGATTGAAAAGTTCACCGCCAAGAAGGTGACCTACAACGAAAGAACCAAGTTCCCGGCCGGCTTTGATCCGCGCGCCTACGGTTTCAAGAGACCGGGCGAAAAATAA
- a CDS encoding ATP-binding protein: MQPVLVGREKETQLLQKYLESDKSEFIAVYGRRRVGKTFFIRQVVGKNAVFSFSGMETASLVTQLENFQLALQKKIGECSKPTTWLSAFDQLERYLDSLGSKKKIVFIDELPWLDTARSLFVGALEHFWNSFASDRNDIKLIVCGSATSWMIDKLICNRGGLHNRVTHQIEIAPFTLNEAEQYFKIYGFGYRRKEIAECYMAFGGVPYYYSLMNVDESVAQNIDRLVFSRIGELRLEFQNLYRSLFKQSAGHEAVIEALATKKMGMTRKEILDTTGLNNNKAFSTVLTELEQCGFTREYTPIGNTKRDVLIQLIDPFTLFHFYFESENKNQDDHFWTNSLRSPLFKTWSGLAFEMLCLNHVAQMKNALGISGVQSRVCSWRTHKNKVKGAQIDLLIDRADQTINLCEMKFSKTEYEITKSDCENFEKKIEAFISETNTKKSVMFTMVTSFGLKHNKYSGFVQKELTLDDLF, encoded by the coding sequence ATGCAGCCTGTTTTGGTTGGCCGTGAAAAAGAAACTCAATTGCTTCAAAAATACCTTGAATCCGATAAGTCGGAGTTTATTGCTGTTTATGGGCGGCGGCGTGTAGGCAAAACTTTTTTTATACGTCAAGTTGTTGGAAAAAATGCTGTTTTTTCTTTTTCTGGAATGGAAACTGCTTCTTTGGTGACACAGCTGGAAAATTTTCAACTTGCTTTGCAGAAAAAAATTGGAGAGTGTTCCAAACCGACAACATGGCTGTCGGCTTTTGACCAATTAGAACGGTATTTGGATAGCCTTGGTTCGAAAAAAAAAATTGTCTTTATTGATGAGTTGCCTTGGCTTGATACGGCAAGGTCTCTATTTGTGGGGGCTTTGGAACATTTTTGGAATAGCTTTGCTTCTGATCGGAATGATATCAAATTGATTGTATGCGGTTCTGCTACATCTTGGATGATTGACAAATTAATTTGCAATCGGGGTGGGCTTCACAACCGCGTTACTCATCAAATAGAGATAGCTCCGTTTACACTGAACGAGGCGGAACAATATTTTAAGATTTATGGCTTTGGCTATCGTCGAAAAGAAATTGCGGAATGTTATATGGCGTTTGGAGGGGTTCCTTATTATTATTCCCTGATGAATGTTGATGAAAGTGTTGCCCAAAATATTGACAGGCTTGTGTTTTCGAGAATTGGCGAGTTGCGACTTGAATTTCAGAATTTATACAGGTCTTTGTTTAAACAAAGTGCTGGGCATGAAGCTGTTATAGAAGCTCTTGCAACCAAGAAAATGGGAATGACAAGAAAGGAAATCTTGGATACGACTGGGCTTAATAACAATAAGGCTTTCTCGACTGTTTTGACGGAATTGGAACAGTGCGGTTTTACGCGAGAATACACTCCTATTGGAAATACCAAAAGGGATGTACTTATTCAACTTATTGATCCTTTTACGTTGTTTCATTTTTACTTTGAATCCGAAAATAAAAATCAGGATGACCATTTCTGGACAAATTCGCTTCGGTCGCCATTGTTCAAAACGTGGAGCGGGCTTGCGTTTGAAATGCTTTGCCTGAATCATGTCGCTCAAATGAAAAATGCGCTTGGAATATCAGGTGTTCAAAGCCGTGTTTGCAGTTGGCGTACGCATAAAAATAAAGTTAAAGGTGCTCAAATTGATTTGCTTATTGATAGGGCTGATCAGACGATAAATCTGTGTGAAATGAAATTTTCTAAGACGGAATACGAAATTACAAAGAGTGACTGCGAAAATTTTGAAAAAAAGATAGAGGCTTTTATTTCGGAGACGAATACGAAAAAATCTGTCATGTTCACGATGGTGACTTCGTTTGGTTTAAAGCATAATAAGTACAGTGGTTTTGTTCAGAAAGAACTTACGCTGGATGACTTGTTTTAA
- a CDS encoding NAD(P)/FAD-dependent oxidoreductase produces the protein MTTFRSNSYNAVICGAGPAGLMAAFQLGKMTGGAGRILLLDKKEPWKEPIFCAEAVSTHRLNELWPIDESWVRGSISGIYFTSPKGYKAEFYSKDCGRLLDRSKFHHAIADACVEAGVECRFDALVKSISRSENGWNLNVQVGEEFFEISAKTVIDATGPGCRLTRGIPCLEGIESGDTDLEPGIFAVAEGIEHKRDHIDLFYGSEFPGGYGWIFPRDGKEVNIGFVLAKDVKPDMPLREKLKHFIDTHYPGASIKAIYGGMIACGQSNKPLAKCGLFKAGDAASCVNPMSRSGIVEALLSGKITAEAVHEWLNATDDASRARIEASVLDRWMSSLGKSHLQIAKAKPGLAKIKDEQFDKAAKRLSKLPREKQTLLRIFFAVLWSCPSVIWKMRSFLH, from the coding sequence ATGACAACTTTTCGTTCAAATTCTTACAATGCGGTGATTTGCGGTGCGGGGCCTGCCGGTCTTATGGCTGCTTTCCAGCTAGGAAAAATGACAGGCGGTGCCGGACGAATCCTTCTTTTGGATAAAAAGGAACCTTGGAAAGAGCCTATTTTTTGCGCCGAAGCTGTATCTACCCATCGTTTGAACGAATTGTGGCCGATCGACGAATCTTGGGTGCGCGGGAGTATTTCCGGTATTTACTTTACCTCGCCCAAGGGTTACAAGGCTGAATTTTACAGTAAAGATTGTGGGCGTTTGCTCGACCGTTCCAAATTCCATCATGCGATTGCCGATGCCTGCGTTGAAGCGGGCGTGGAGTGCCGTTTTGACGCTCTTGTTAAAAGCATTTCGCGTAGCGAAAATGGCTGGAATTTGAATGTCCAGGTGGGCGAAGAATTCTTTGAAATTTCGGCAAAAACGGTTATCGATGCAACGGGCCCGGGCTGCCGCCTCACTCGTGGAATCCCATGCCTAGAAGGGATTGAATCGGGTGATACTGACTTGGAACCGGGAATTTTTGCGGTGGCCGAGGGTATCGAACACAAGCGCGACCATATCGATTTGTTTTACGGGAGTGAATTCCCGGGCGGTTACGGCTGGATTTTCCCGCGTGATGGCAAGGAAGTAAATATTGGTTTTGTTCTTGCGAAAGATGTAAAGCCCGATATGCCTTTGCGCGAAAAGCTCAAGCATTTTATTGATACCCATTATCCAGGTGCTAGTATCAAGGCTATTTATGGTGGCATGATTGCTTGCGGCCAGTCCAACAAGCCGCTTGCCAAGTGCGGGCTTTTTAAGGCGGGGGATGCCGCCAGTTGCGTAAACCCGATGAGCCGTTCGGGGATTGTCGAAGCGCTTTTGAGCGGAAAGATTACTGCGGAAGCGGTTCACGAATGGCTGAATGCTACAGATGACGCATCCCGTGCTCGCATCGAAGCTTCTGTCCTTGACCGCTGGATGTCTTCTTTGGGAAAGTCCCATTTGCAGATTGCAAAGGCGAAACCCGGACTTGCAAAAATCAAGGACGAGCAGTTTGATAAGGCGGCAAAACGCTTGTCGAAGCTCCCGCGCGAGAAGCAAACTTTGCTCCGGATTTTCTTTGCTGTGTTGTGGTCTTGTCCGTCGGTAATTTGGAAAATGCGTTCTTTTTTGCACTAA
- the tsaE gene encoding tRNA (adenosine(37)-N6)-threonylcarbamoyltransferase complex ATPase subunit type 1 TsaE: MKFKSEDDTYNWALQFAKELKVGDKVALYGNLGAGKTVISRGICKGLGFDGTVCSPTYTILHEYPNNPPIFHFDLYRLEGGADLYEVGMDPDYLESGISLIEWPERLEENDAGITHVVKIQIVSETEREITVEKIAK, from the coding sequence ATGAAATTCAAAAGCGAAGACGATACATACAACTGGGCGTTGCAATTCGCCAAAGAACTCAAGGTCGGCGACAAGGTTGCTTTGTACGGGAATCTCGGCGCTGGCAAAACCGTCATTAGTCGCGGCATCTGCAAAGGGCTCGGTTTCGACGGCACCGTCTGTTCACCAACCTACACCATCCTCCACGAATACCCGAACAACCCGCCCATTTTCCACTTCGACCTTTACCGTCTCGAAGGAGGCGCCGATCTTTATGAAGTCGGTATGGACCCTGACTATCTCGAAAGCGGAATCAGCCTCATCGAATGGCCCGAACGCCTAGAAGAAAACGACGCAGGCATCACCCACGTCGTCAAAATTCAAATTGTTTCCGAAACTGAACGCGAAATTACTGTCGAGAAAATCGCGAAATAA
- the nspC gene encoding carboxynorspermidine decarboxylase, translating to MLDYSQVPSPCFVLDETRLRRNMEILDDIQKKTGVKIICALKGYSFWRSFPLIGEYLAGATASSLNEARLAREEMNKEVHVFAPVYEDDEIDAILDTADHITFNSFSQWQRFKDKTLAHGVSAGIRVNPEYSSVETDIYNPCGKYSRLGVTEIEFKPELLDGIEGLHFHALCEQDSDALEIVLAEFERHFGKFLPQMKWVNFGGGHHITRKDYHRDDLVRILKEFSARYPHLQIIMEPGEAIGWQTGELVASVGDIVHNEMDIAILNVSVSAHMPDCLEMPYRPNIIGAALPREKTHTYKLTGNSCLAGDQLGDYSFDEPLKVGDRIIFEDMIHYTMVKTTFFNGVRHPSIGKFDESGKFHLLHKFTYEQFKEKL from the coding sequence ATGCTCGACTATTCTCAAGTTCCAAGTCCTTGTTTCGTACTTGACGAAACACGTCTCCGCCGCAACATGGAAATCCTCGATGATATCCAGAAAAAGACCGGCGTCAAAATCATCTGCGCCCTCAAGGGTTACAGCTTCTGGCGTTCTTTCCCGCTCATTGGCGAATACCTCGCCGGCGCCACCGCCTCTAGCCTTAACGAAGCTCGCCTTGCGCGCGAAGAGATGAACAAGGAAGTTCACGTTTTCGCACCGGTTTACGAAGACGACGAAATCGACGCGATTCTTGATACCGCCGACCACATCACGTTCAACAGCTTTTCGCAATGGCAGCGTTTCAAGGACAAGACGCTTGCCCACGGCGTGAGTGCCGGCATCCGCGTGAACCCGGAATACTCCTCAGTCGAGACCGACATTTACAACCCCTGCGGCAAGTACTCCCGCCTCGGCGTAACCGAAATCGAATTCAAGCCAGAACTCCTTGACGGTATCGAAGGGCTCCACTTCCATGCGCTTTGCGAACAAGATTCCGACGCGCTCGAAATTGTCCTTGCCGAATTCGAAAGACACTTCGGCAAGTTCCTTCCGCAAATGAAGTGGGTGAACTTCGGCGGCGGTCACCACATCACGCGTAAAGACTACCATCGCGATGATTTAGTCCGCATCCTCAAGGAATTTTCGGCACGCTACCCGCACTTGCAAATCATCATGGAACCGGGCGAAGCCATCGGTTGGCAAACAGGCGAACTCGTCGCCAGCGTTGGCGATATCGTCCACAACGAAATGGACATCGCCATCTTGAACGTTTCCGTCAGTGCACACATGCCGGACTGCCTTGAAATGCCGTACCGCCCGAATATCATCGGTGCAGCACTCCCGCGCGAAAAAACTCATACGTACAAACTTACAGGCAATTCTTGCCTCGCCGGCGACCAGCTCGGTGACTATTCGTTCGACGAACCGCTCAAAGTTGGCGACCGCATCATCTTCGAAGACATGATCCATTACACGATGGTCAAGACCACGTTCTTCAACGGAGTGCGCCACCCGAGCATCGGCAAGTTTGACGAAAGCGGCAAATTCCACCTGCTGCACAAATTCACGTACGAACAGTTTAAGGAGAAGCTATAA
- a CDS encoding SufE family protein: protein MSESIVDRQEKIRAKFASFSDPDDKWKFLLDLAREHKGMDASLKAEKFIIQGCASTMYLVPKFENGKIHFEMDVEGGTTNPLISRGLGALALQIFNDMTPADILSVDPTFFQQIGLNVGLSPTRSNGFASLMKQIYLYARVFDAISKK, encoded by the coding sequence ATGTCAGAAAGTATTGTTGATCGTCAAGAAAAGATTAGGGCCAAGTTCGCTTCGTTTAGCGATCCGGATGACAAGTGGAAATTCCTCTTGGATTTGGCTCGTGAGCACAAGGGCATGGATGCTTCGCTCAAGGCCGAAAAGTTCATAATTCAGGGTTGCGCTTCGACGATGTATCTTGTGCCGAAATTTGAAAACGGAAAAATTCATTTTGAAATGGATGTCGAAGGCGGTACGACGAACCCGCTCATTAGCCGTGGCTTGGGTGCGCTTGCCTTGCAGATTTTCAATGACATGACTCCGGCAGATATCCTTTCGGTGGACCCGACGTTTTTCCAGCAGATTGGGTTGAATGTGGGGCTTTCGCCGACGCGTTCGAATGGATTTGCTAGCTTGATGAAACAGATTTATTTATATGCACGCGTCTTTGACGCAATTTCAAAAAAGTAG
- the radA gene encoding DNA repair protein RadA, whose amino-acid sequence MVALNKSKKEIEYLCTECGNTTPKWAGKCPFCGAWSSLKEHVVERVAEVGRAGRGLGGPVHKVVLLKDVATEDTRRLSTANSEFDRVLGGGFAPGSLVLIGGDPGIGKSTLVLTTLATMNAAGVKALYVSGEESACQVKLRSERLNVSGSDMMLLCETNLEKILEQAREVKPQVLVIDSIQTVYKSDLAGTPGCATQLRECTLDLMVFAKNSGCITILIGHVTKDGQIAGPRILEHMVDTVVYFEGDRNHQYRLLRTIKNRFGATDEIGVFEMTSHGLNPVLNPSKVFLQEGVPPTPGSAVCCTMEGSRALLFETQALVNQTNFAVPQRVAAGIDPKRLTIILALLEKFGGVTIGASDVFASIAGGMKVNDASSDLALALAVASNHLNIPISRQTIAIGELGLSGEVRGVSLLEQRLKEAHRLGMTEAVVPASCKLSENVGSMKVVKVHSLSDAINWLMDKK is encoded by the coding sequence ATGGTAGCACTAAATAAGTCTAAAAAAGAAATTGAGTATCTCTGTACGGAATGTGGAAATACGACTCCCAAGTGGGCAGGCAAGTGCCCGTTTTGCGGAGCGTGGAGTTCCCTTAAAGAACATGTAGTTGAAAGAGTCGCTGAGGTTGGGCGTGCTGGGCGCGGGCTCGGTGGCCCGGTGCACAAGGTTGTTTTGCTCAAGGATGTGGCGACGGAAGATACGCGCCGCTTGAGTACGGCGAATTCGGAGTTCGACCGAGTGCTGGGGGGCGGTTTTGCTCCGGGTAGCTTGGTACTGATTGGCGGCGATCCTGGCATTGGTAAATCCACGCTTGTGCTTACGACTCTTGCTACCATGAATGCGGCGGGTGTCAAAGCGCTATATGTGAGCGGCGAAGAAAGTGCGTGCCAGGTGAAGCTCCGCAGTGAGCGATTGAACGTTTCGGGGAGCGACATGATGCTCCTTTGCGAAACGAATCTCGAAAAGATTTTGGAACAGGCACGTGAGGTGAAGCCTCAGGTGCTTGTGATAGACTCTATCCAAACGGTTTATAAGAGCGACCTTGCGGGAACGCCTGGGTGCGCAACTCAGTTGCGCGAATGTACGCTCGACTTGATGGTCTTTGCGAAAAATTCCGGTTGCATTACAATCTTGATTGGGCATGTGACGAAGGACGGGCAGATTGCCGGTCCGAGAATTTTGGAGCACATGGTCGATACGGTGGTGTATTTCGAGGGCGACCGGAATCATCAGTACAGGCTTTTGCGAACCATCAAAAATCGCTTTGGCGCGACAGATGAAATTGGCGTTTTCGAGATGACGAGTCACGGACTCAATCCGGTGCTCAACCCGAGTAAGGTCTTTTTGCAGGAAGGCGTGCCGCCCACACCAGGGAGTGCCGTTTGCTGTACGATGGAAGGTTCTCGGGCGCTGTTGTTTGAGACGCAAGCGCTTGTGAACCAGACCAATTTTGCCGTGCCGCAGCGAGTGGCGGCGGGGATTGACCCGAAGCGTTTGACGATTATCCTCGCGCTTTTGGAAAAGTTTGGAGGTGTGACGATTGGGGCGTCGGATGTGTTTGCTAGTATCGCTGGAGGCATGAAGGTGAACGATGCTTCGTCGGACTTGGCGCTTGCACTTGCTGTTGCAAGCAATCATTTGAACATACCGATATCTAGGCAGACGATTGCGATTGGCGAACTTGGACTGTCTGGCGAGGTGCGTGGCGTAAGCCTCTTGGAACAGCGATTAAAAGAAGCTCATCGTTTGGGAATGACTGAAGCTGTAGTGCCTGCGAGTTGCAAGCTTTCCGAAAATGTAGGTTCCATGAAAGTCGTGAAAGTCCATAGCCTTTCTGATGCAATCAACTGGCTCATGGATAAGAAGTAG